Proteins from a single region of Shinella zoogloeoides:
- a CDS encoding class I SAM-dependent methyltransferase, whose amino-acid sequence MTRDALKTLFHPFASGTLGLPGEGERYLFLGAEAGQRPPEGFAASLEAVQPLRSLYRGLEAVRADVKPVIEGEDFDGALILMTKHKGENENRIAEALRRVRTGGLIVVAGGKEDGVQSMRKRLDQLGLTGDSMPKYHGLAIWFARPEDPAEAISKLAAKPVRIVGRFTAAPGMFSHDRIDEGSELLATRIPEDFNGHAADFGAGWGYLSVMFGGRAPQVKGIDVFEAHYEALEAAKENMAENCPNIPTRYFWFDLTTETPRDHYDLIVMNPPFHEGHAADHSLGAGMIRMAAKSLKIGGRLLMVANRGLPYEPVLKEAFKESGELCRNARFKVLWGKR is encoded by the coding sequence ATGACCCGCGATGCCCTGAAAACCCTGTTCCATCCCTTTGCCTCCGGCACGCTCGGCCTGCCGGGTGAGGGGGAGCGCTATCTCTTCCTCGGCGCGGAAGCCGGCCAGCGCCCGCCGGAAGGTTTTGCCGCGTCGCTGGAAGCCGTGCAGCCGCTGCGCTCGCTTTATCGCGGGCTGGAGGCCGTGCGGGCCGATGTGAAGCCCGTTATCGAGGGCGAGGATTTCGACGGCGCGCTCATCCTGATGACCAAGCACAAGGGCGAGAACGAGAACCGCATCGCCGAAGCCCTGCGCCGCGTGCGCACGGGCGGCCTGATCGTGGTTGCCGGCGGCAAGGAAGACGGCGTGCAGTCCATGCGCAAGCGCCTCGACCAGCTCGGCCTGACGGGTGATTCCATGCCGAAATATCACGGCCTCGCCATCTGGTTCGCTCGCCCGGAAGACCCGGCGGAGGCGATCTCCAAGCTTGCGGCCAAGCCGGTGCGCATCGTCGGCCGCTTCACCGCCGCGCCGGGCATGTTCTCGCATGATCGCATCGACGAAGGCTCCGAGCTGCTCGCCACCCGTATTCCGGAAGATTTCAACGGCCACGCCGCCGATTTCGGCGCGGGCTGGGGTTATCTCTCGGTCATGTTCGGCGGCCGCGCGCCGCAGGTGAAGGGCATCGACGTTTTCGAGGCGCATTACGAAGCGCTGGAAGCCGCCAAGGAAAACATGGCGGAGAACTGCCCGAATATCCCGACGCGTTACTTCTGGTTCGACCTGACGACCGAGACGCCGCGCGACCACTACGACCTTATCGTCATGAACCCGCCCTTTCACGAAGGTCATGCCGCCGACCATTCGCTCGGCGCGGGCATGATCCGCATGGCGGCGAAGTCGCTGAAGATCGGCGGCCGCCTGCTGATGGTCGCCAATCGCGGCCTGCCCTACGAGCCGGTGCTGAAGGAAGCCTTCAAGGAAAGCGGCGAGCTTTGCCGCAATGCCCGCTTCAAGGTGCTGTGGGGCAAGCGCTGA
- a CDS encoding Lrp/AsnC family transcriptional regulator, producing MQLDDIDRRILRELQQDGRLQNVELARRVGLSPSPCLRRVKLLEEAGIISRYVAVVDQAKVGLKLSMFARISLTAQDAETIEHFITAMKRLPEVVECYIMLGESDALLRVVVPDLEDYRRFQSTHLTRRNGIQTVKTDVPSETVKQSFALPL from the coding sequence ATGCAGCTCGACGATATCGACCGCCGTATCCTGCGCGAACTGCAACAGGATGGCCGCCTGCAGAATGTCGAGCTTGCAAGGCGGGTCGGCCTCTCCCCTTCTCCGTGCCTGCGCCGGGTGAAGCTGCTGGAAGAAGCCGGTATCATCAGCCGCTATGTCGCGGTCGTGGATCAGGCCAAGGTCGGCCTGAAACTGTCCATGTTCGCCCGCATCTCGCTGACGGCGCAGGATGCCGAGACCATCGAGCACTTCATCACCGCCATGAAGCGGCTGCCGGAGGTGGTGGAGTGCTACATCATGCTCGGCGAGAGCGACGCGCTGCTGCGCGTCGTCGTCCCGGACCTTGAGGATTATCGTCGTTTCCAGTCGACGCATCTCACCCGCAGGAACGGCATCCAGACCGTCAAGACGGATGTGCCGAGCGAGACGGTCAAGCAGAGCTTCGCGCTGCCTTTGTAA
- a CDS encoding LysE family translocator, translating into MDLAWTLAASGFAFAMAGTPGPNNTMVTASGANYGFRRTLPVAMGMAIGVAVIIFTVAAAGGAVVADPRVHLALKWIGIVYLLWLAWRIATAPVGLSAESSRQRPFTFVEGALLQLVNPKLWVMVAGAVVAYGGGVAGDLSIPSAFAVIFGGATLVSTLAWAGIGVGAGRFMTEERSLKLFNRAMALLLVLSLVPVVFD; encoded by the coding sequence ATGGACTTGGCCTGGACACTGGCGGCATCGGGCTTCGCCTTCGCCATGGCGGGCACGCCGGGGCCGAACAATACGATGGTGACGGCCTCGGGCGCGAACTACGGGTTCCGTCGCACGCTTCCGGTCGCAATGGGCATGGCTATCGGCGTGGCGGTCATCATTTTCACTGTGGCGGCGGCGGGCGGCGCGGTCGTCGCGGACCCGCGCGTGCATCTGGCGCTGAAATGGATCGGCATCGTCTACCTGCTCTGGCTCGCCTGGCGCATTGCCACGGCGCCGGTCGGTCTCTCAGCCGAAAGCAGCCGGCAGCGGCCGTTCACCTTCGTCGAAGGCGCGTTGCTGCAACTCGTCAATCCCAAGCTCTGGGTGATGGTCGCGGGCGCTGTGGTGGCCTATGGCGGTGGTGTCGCGGGCGACCTCTCGATCCCCTCGGCCTTCGCCGTCATCTTCGGCGGCGCGACGCTGGTGAGCACGCTCGCATGGGCCGGCATCGGTGTTGGCGCGGGGCGCTTCATGACGGAGGAGCGCAGCTTGAAACTGTTCAACCGGGCGATGGCGCTGCTGCTCGTGCTGTCGCTTGTGCCTGTCGTCTTCGACTGA
- the fabI gene encoding enoyl-ACP reductase FabI: MTGIMHGKRGLIMGVANNHSIAWGIAQKLAGAGAELAFTYQGEALGKRVKPLAAELGSDFVIPCDVEDIASVDATIDAIKEKWGKLDFVVHAIGFSDKNELKGLYADTSRDNFSRTMVISCFSFTEIAKRAADLMTDGGAMLTLTYGGSVRIMPNYNVMGVAKAALEASVRYLAGDYGPQGIRVNAISAGPIRTLAGAGISDARAMLSWQQKNAPLRRTVTIEDVGNSALYLLSDLSSGVTGEIHYVDAGYNITSMPTLERLAKADSE; this comes from the coding sequence ATGACCGGGATCATGCACGGCAAGCGCGGCCTCATCATGGGGGTCGCGAACAACCACTCCATCGCCTGGGGCATCGCGCAGAAGCTCGCGGGCGCGGGCGCGGAACTGGCCTTCACCTATCAGGGCGAAGCGCTCGGCAAGCGCGTGAAGCCGCTCGCCGCCGAACTCGGCTCGGATTTCGTCATTCCCTGCGACGTCGAGGACATCGCCTCGGTGGATGCGACGATCGACGCGATCAAGGAAAAGTGGGGCAAGCTCGACTTCGTCGTCCACGCCATCGGCTTTTCCGACAAGAACGAGCTGAAGGGCCTCTACGCCGACACCTCGCGCGACAACTTCTCGCGCACCATGGTCATCTCCTGCTTCTCCTTCACGGAGATCGCCAAGCGCGCGGCGGACCTGATGACGGACGGCGGCGCGATGCTGACGCTGACCTATGGCGGCTCGGTTCGCATCATGCCGAACTACAACGTCATGGGCGTCGCCAAGGCCGCGCTGGAAGCCTCCGTGCGCTACCTTGCCGGCGACTACGGCCCGCAGGGCATCCGCGTCAACGCGATTTCGGCCGGCCCGATCCGCACGCTGGCCGGCGCCGGCATCTCCGACGCCCGCGCCATGCTCTCCTGGCAGCAGAAGAACGCCCCGCTTCGCCGCACCGTCACCATCGAGGATGTCGGCAATTCGGCGCTCTACCTGCTCTCGGACCTGTCGAGCGGCGTCACCGGCGAAATCCATTACGTGGACGCCGGCTACAACATCACCTCCATGCCGACGCTGGAGCGGCTGGCGAAAGCGGACAGCGAGTAA